In Balaenoptera musculus isolate JJ_BM4_2016_0621 chromosome 19, mBalMus1.pri.v3, whole genome shotgun sequence, one genomic interval encodes:
- the COQ8B gene encoding atypical kinase COQ8B, mitochondrial isoform X2, with protein MTMWLEVGGLLRGTCGRWGRTTGLPCGALGPGPLCWGPCGGPWTQKLHQDGPGRGLGEEDIRKAREARIRKAPRPQLSDRSRERKVPTSRVSRLANFGGLAVSLGLGALAEVVKKSLPGGRVQPEGGSRPGSSLFLSEASAERIVQTLCTVRGAALKLGQMLSIQDNSFISPQLQRIFERVRQSADFMPRRQMLRVLEEELGKEWQAKVASLEEVPFAAASIGQVHQGVLRDGTEVAVKIQYPGVAQSIQSDIQNLLAVLKMSVALPEGLFAEQSLQVLQRELAWECDYRREAACAQNFRQLLADDPFFRVPAIIQELCTTRVLGMELAGGVPLDQCQGLSQDIRNQICFQLLRLCLRELFEFRFMQTDPNWANFLYDASSHQVILLDFGSSRAFGTEFTDHYIEVVMAAANGDRDRVLQKSRDLKFLTGFETKTFSDAHVEAVMILGEPFATQGPYDFGAGDTARRVQGLIPVLLQHRLRPPPEETYALHRKLAGAFLACAHLHAHIACRDLFQDTYHRYWASRQA; from the exons acaatgtggctggaggtggggggcctACTACGGGGGACCTGTGGACGGTGGGGCCGGACTACTGGTCTGCCTTGTGGGGCCCTGGGGCCTGGGCCCCTCTGCTGG GGGCCATGTGGGGGTCCTTGGACCCAAAAGCTTCACCAGGATGGGCCTGGCAGGGGCCTGGGTGAGGAGGACATTCGCAAGGCACGGGAGGCCCGGATCAGGAAGGCACCCCGGCCCCAG CTGAGTGACCGTTCTCGAGAACGCAAGGTGCCCACCTCCCGCGTCAGCCGCTTGGCCAACTTTGGGG GACTGGCTGTGAGCTTGGGGCTGGGAGCACTAGCTGAGGTGGTCAAGAAGTCCCTGCCCGGAGGACGTGTACAACCAG AGGGAGGCTCCCGGCCGGGCTCCAGCCTTTTCCTTTCGGAGGCCAGTGCCGAGCGGATTGTGCAGACCTTGTGTACGGTTCGGGGGGCCGCCCTCAAGCTTGGCCAAATGCTCAGCATCCAGG ACAACAGCTTCATCAGCCCCCAGCTGCAGCGTATCTTCGAGCGAGTTCGCCAGAGCGCCGACTTCATGCCCCGCCGGCAGATGCTG AGAGTTCTGGAAGAGGAGCTCGGCAAGGAGTGGCAGGCCAAGGTGGCCTCTCTGGAGGAGGTGCCCTTTGCTGCTGCCTCAATCGGGCAGGTGCACCAGGGCGTGCTGAGGGACGGGACGGAGGTGGCTGTGAAGATCCAG taCCCAGGCGTCGCCCAGAGCATCCAGAGTGACATCCAGAACCTGCTGGCGGTGCTCAAGATGAGCGTGGCCCTGCCGGAGG GCCTGTTTGCAGAGCAGAGCCTGCAGGTGTTGCAGCGGGAGCTGGCTTGGGAATGTGACTACCGTCGTGAGGCGGCTTGTGCCCAGAACTTCAG GCAGCTGTTGGCAGATGACCCCTTCTTTCGGGTGCCAGCCATTATTCAGGAGCTGTGCACGACGCGGGTGCTGGGCATGGAGCTGGCTGGAGGGGTCCCGCTGGACCAGTGCCAGGGCTTGAGCCAGGACATCCGGAACCAG ATCTGCTTCCAGCTCCTGAGGCTTTGTCTCCGGGAGCTGTTCGAGTTCCGATTCATGCAGACGGACCCCAACTGGGCGAACTTCCTGTATGATGCCTCCAGCCACCAG GTGATCTTGCTGGACTTTGGTTCAAGCCGGGCATTTGGGACTGAATTCACAGACCATTATATCGAG GTGGTGATGGCTGCAGCCAACGGAGATAGAGACCGGGTCCTGCAGAAATCACGAGACCTCAAATTTCTCACAGGCTTTGAGACCAAG ACATTCTCGGACGCCCACGTGGAGGCCGTGATGATCCTGGGGGAGCCCTTCGCCACCCAGGGCCCCTACGACTTTGGAGCGGGTGATACTGCCCGCCGTGTGCAGGGCCTCATCCCTGTGCTGCTGCAGCACCGGCTTCGCCCACCGCCCGAAGAGACCTATGCCCTGCACAGAAAGCTGGCGGGGGCTTTCCTGGCCTGTGCCCACCTCCATGCCCACATCGCCTG
- the COQ8B gene encoding atypical kinase COQ8B, mitochondrial isoform X3, protein MWLEVGGLLRGTCGRWGRTTGLPCGALGPGPLCWGPCGGPWTQKLHQDGPGRGLGEEDIRKAREARIRKAPRPQLSDRSRERKVPTSRVSRLANFGGLAVSLGLGALAEVVKKSLPGGRVQPEGGSRPGSSLFLSEASAERIVQTLCTVRGAALKLGQMLSIQDNSFISPQLQRIFERVRQSADFMPRRQMLRVLEEELGKEWQAKVASLEEVPFAAASIGQVHQGVLRDGTEVAVKIQYPGVAQSIQSDIQNLLAVLKMSVALPEGLFAEQSLQVLQRELAWECDYRREAACAQNFRQLLADDPFFRVPAIIQELCTTRVLGMELAGGVPLDQCQGLSQDIRNQICFQLLRLCLRELFEFRFMQTDPNWANFLYDASSHQVILLDFGSSRAFGTEFTDHYIEVVMAAANGDRDRVLQKSRDLKFLTGFETKTFSDAHVEAVMILGEPFATQGPYDFGAGDTARRVQGLIPVLLQHRLRPPPEETYALHRKLAGAFLACAHLHAHIACRDLFQDTYHRYWASRQA, encoded by the exons atgtggctggaggtggggggcctACTACGGGGGACCTGTGGACGGTGGGGCCGGACTACTGGTCTGCCTTGTGGGGCCCTGGGGCCTGGGCCCCTCTGCTGG GGGCCATGTGGGGGTCCTTGGACCCAAAAGCTTCACCAGGATGGGCCTGGCAGGGGCCTGGGTGAGGAGGACATTCGCAAGGCACGGGAGGCCCGGATCAGGAAGGCACCCCGGCCCCAG CTGAGTGACCGTTCTCGAGAACGCAAGGTGCCCACCTCCCGCGTCAGCCGCTTGGCCAACTTTGGGG GACTGGCTGTGAGCTTGGGGCTGGGAGCACTAGCTGAGGTGGTCAAGAAGTCCCTGCCCGGAGGACGTGTACAACCAG AGGGAGGCTCCCGGCCGGGCTCCAGCCTTTTCCTTTCGGAGGCCAGTGCCGAGCGGATTGTGCAGACCTTGTGTACGGTTCGGGGGGCCGCCCTCAAGCTTGGCCAAATGCTCAGCATCCAGG ACAACAGCTTCATCAGCCCCCAGCTGCAGCGTATCTTCGAGCGAGTTCGCCAGAGCGCCGACTTCATGCCCCGCCGGCAGATGCTG AGAGTTCTGGAAGAGGAGCTCGGCAAGGAGTGGCAGGCCAAGGTGGCCTCTCTGGAGGAGGTGCCCTTTGCTGCTGCCTCAATCGGGCAGGTGCACCAGGGCGTGCTGAGGGACGGGACGGAGGTGGCTGTGAAGATCCAG taCCCAGGCGTCGCCCAGAGCATCCAGAGTGACATCCAGAACCTGCTGGCGGTGCTCAAGATGAGCGTGGCCCTGCCGGAGG GCCTGTTTGCAGAGCAGAGCCTGCAGGTGTTGCAGCGGGAGCTGGCTTGGGAATGTGACTACCGTCGTGAGGCGGCTTGTGCCCAGAACTTCAG GCAGCTGTTGGCAGATGACCCCTTCTTTCGGGTGCCAGCCATTATTCAGGAGCTGTGCACGACGCGGGTGCTGGGCATGGAGCTGGCTGGAGGGGTCCCGCTGGACCAGTGCCAGGGCTTGAGCCAGGACATCCGGAACCAG ATCTGCTTCCAGCTCCTGAGGCTTTGTCTCCGGGAGCTGTTCGAGTTCCGATTCATGCAGACGGACCCCAACTGGGCGAACTTCCTGTATGATGCCTCCAGCCACCAG GTGATCTTGCTGGACTTTGGTTCAAGCCGGGCATTTGGGACTGAATTCACAGACCATTATATCGAG GTGGTGATGGCTGCAGCCAACGGAGATAGAGACCGGGTCCTGCAGAAATCACGAGACCTCAAATTTCTCACAGGCTTTGAGACCAAG ACATTCTCGGACGCCCACGTGGAGGCCGTGATGATCCTGGGGGAGCCCTTCGCCACCCAGGGCCCCTACGACTTTGGAGCGGGTGATACTGCCCGCCGTGTGCAGGGCCTCATCCCTGTGCTGCTGCAGCACCGGCTTCGCCCACCGCCCGAAGAGACCTATGCCCTGCACAGAAAGCTGGCGGGGGCTTTCCTGGCCTGTGCCCACCTCCATGCCCACATCGCCTG